Genomic DNA from Catellatospora sp. TT07R-123:
GCGTACGCGGCGGCGCGGCAGGAGGGCATCCGGTCGGCGTACGCGATGATGGCCACCGGGGACCGCGACAGCCCCTGGCAGCGGTCCCTGCACGAGCTCGCGGGCGTGCCCGTGGAGCTGGCCGTGCTGGCCGCCGCGCCGCACGTCACCCTGCTCGACCTGAACATCCGCGCCCAGCTCGGCCGCAGCGGCCCCGCCGCGAGCAGGCTGGAGTGGCTGTGGACCGGGCGGCGCGAGCGGCAGGACTACCTGCGCCCCACCGGCAGCCTGCTGCCCGGCCCCGGGCGGCTCGACCGCGAGCAGCTGCTCGGCATCCTCGCGGAGCTGCTGGACCGGACCCGCCCCACGGTGGTGCGGACCCTGGACCCGGCGCCGGAGCACCTGCACGCCGACGGCGGCTCGCTCGCCTACTCCGATCACGACGACCACCGGCACGCGGCGTACTTCGCGCTGGAGGCGGCGCGGCGCCACGCCCGCACGGCCGACCGGCCGGTCCAGGTGCAGAGCTACCGCGGCTACTTCAACCGGTACTGGCCGCGCAACCTCAGCCCCCGCGTCTACGGGCGCAAGTTCACCTTCCTCGACGTGTACGGCTGGGCCGACGCCCGCCCCTGCGCCGAGTCGTACGGCTGCGGCGACCTCCAGGTGGGCACCGTCGCCCGGGACAAGCGCTACGGCCGCAGCCAGACCTACCGCTACCCCGGCACCACCACCTGGCTGGCCTCGCAGCCCACCGGCGGGCTGGCCGCGTTCGCGGTCTTCGCCGGGCGGGCGCTGCTGTGGTCGGGCGGCCCGGACGCCTGGGGCGCCCCGGCCGACCTCGGCGGCGACGGCCTGGTGCCGCACCTGGAGGTGGTGTCCGGGATGGACGGGCGGCTGCACCTGTTCGGGTTGCGCCAGCTCATCGAGGCGCGCCGGGAGCGGCAGGTGGTGGTGCACGCGGCCCAGGCGTGGCCGGGCGGGCCGTTCACCGGCTGGGAGGAACTGGGCAATCCGGACGGTGACGGCGTACGCGCCCGCGAGCTCGGCCTGCCCACCGCCGCGGCCGGACCCGACGGGCTGCTCACGGTGTTCACCCGCGACTTCCGGCGCGGCGTGAGCCTGCGGACGCAGCTGGCCGGCGGCGGCTGGGGCCCGTGGACCGCGCTGCCCGGCGAGGGCCTGCGCGACGCCCTGGTGGCGGCCACCGCCGGCGACCGCACCGACCTGTACGCGGTGACCGCCCGCGAGCTGCTGCGCTGGCGCCGCGACAGTCCATCCGCGACGTTCGGCGAGCCGGAACGGGTGCTGTCGGCGCCGCTGGACGGCACGCTGTCGCTGGTGCGCACGCGGCCCGGCACCGCCGCGCCGGTGCTGGTCGGCCACGCCGACGGGGCGGCGTTCGGGCTCGTCGACGGCGACACGGTGCGCACCCTGCGGGCGAACGGCGGCACCGGCCCGCTGGCCGGGGTGATCTGCGACGGCATGACGCACCTGCTGCGGCGCAACGACTCCGGCGGGGTGGACCTGAGCTTCCCGCTGCCTGCCGGGCGGCGGCCGCGCTGGTGGCCGACGGGTGCCCTGTTCACGGGTGCGCCCGCCGCGGCCCTGGACGGCGCGGGGCGACCGGTCGCGGCGATCGTCGGCGTGGACGGGCGCCTGTGGACGTGCCGCCTGGGCGGCTCGCCCCAGGCCGCCGAGTGGCGGGCGGCCGACGCACCCCCACTCTGAGCGTCATGTCGAGTATGTCCATTCAGCCCCGAACCGCCCCGGTTCTCCCCTAGCGTGGGCCTGGGCCGATTCAGCATGGTGCTGCGGCCGTCAGCCGAGGAGGCAACGCGACAATGGCGAAGAACAACCGACCCGACCGCAACTCGCGCACCGACCGCCGCAACGACGCGCCGCGTCCGGCCCAGCCGCACGCGAGCCAGCCGCACACGACCCACGCCAGCGGTGGCATGGCGGCGCATTCGGGCGACCAGCAGCGCGAGTCCCAGCAGCGCGAGCCCCAGCAGGGCACGCAGCAGCAGGGGGCGCAGCAGGCCGCGGCGACCGCGGTGGCGACCGGCGTCGCGCAGCACGAGCACACCGCCGCCGTGCCGACGGCGATGAAGTCCAAGAAGGGCAACCAGCCCAAGCACAGCCCGAAGCGCTGACGTCCCGCCTGCGGCCGGGTCCGGGCACCCGCCCGAACCCGGCCGCACCGCACCGCCCCGCGCAGGCGGCCAAGTTGCCGGGCAATCGGGCGTATCAAGTCCCTTGATACGCCCGATTGCCCGGCAACTTGCGCGATCTTGGTGCACCGCGGGCGGCGCAGGGCCGGGTCAGTGGAGTTCGGTGGCGAAGGGTTCGACGGCGGCGCGCCAGCCGGCCGGGTCGCTGAAGTGGAGCACGTGCCCGGCCAGCGGCAGCTCGGCGTAGCGGCCGTGCGGCAGCAGCCGGGCCGACTCGCGCTTGCCCTCGACCGCCCGTCCGCGCGCGGCCCCGGCCACCACCAGCGCCGGGCAGGCCACCGCCGCCAGCTCCGATCGGCGGTCCTGGGCCATCAGGTGCTCCAGCGTCGCGAGCACGTGCTCGGTACGCACCAGCGGCCGCCACCCGTCCGGCCCGCCCGCCATCACCTCCGGGAACACCCCGCCCTCGCCGGGATCGGTGCCCTCGAAGTACTCCCGAACCTTGGCCAGGGTCGGGAACGGCACCGGCCAGTCGTCGAGCCACGCCTTCCACTTCGCGATCCCGTCGTCCGGGGTGACCGGGTCCATGTCGCCGACGACGATGCCGCGCACCAGGTCGGGGCGGCGCCCGGCGAGCTGCCAGGCGGTCAGCCCGCCCATCGAATGCCCGACGACCAGCGCGGGGCCGAGCCCCAGGGCCTCGATCACGGCGACGGCGTCACCGACGTAGGCGTCGCGGTCGTACGGGCCGTCGGGCTTGTCGCTGTAGCCGTGGCCGCGGGCGTCGTAGGCGTAGACGCGGCCGTGGGCGGTCAGCCACTCGGCGGTGCCGGTCCAGGTGGCGGCCCGGTCGGTGAGGCCGTGCAGCAGCAGGATGCCGGGACCGGAGCCGCCGAGGTCGAGCACGTTGAGCCGTACGCCGCCGTGGCCCAGGACGTCCATGAGAGTTCTCCCGTTCGTGATACCTCGATTCGAGGTATACGGTAGGGCCATACCTCGAATCGAGGCAAGGAGCTCGGGGCGAGGAAAGCTCGGGGCAGGGAGAATGCGGGTGTGATCGAGCTCGCCATCCTCGGTTTCCTCGCCGAGCAGCCCCTGCACGGCTACGAGCTGCGCACGCGCATCGCGCAGCTGGTCGGGCACGCCCGCCCGATCAGCGACGGCACGCTGTACCCGGCGATCAACCGGCTGGAGAAGGCGGGGCTGCTCACCCGCCGCCACGAGGCCGGGGCGGCCGCGGCGCAGCGCCATACGCTGGAGCTCACCGAGGCGGGCCGCACCGAGCTGCACCGGCGGCTGACCCACCCCGCCGAGCTCGACGTGACCGACAGCACCCGGTTCTTCGCGCTGCTGGCGTTCCTCGGGCAGCTGGCCGACCCGGCCGCGCAGGCCGCCGTGCTGCGCCGCCGGCTCGACTTCCTGGACCAGCCCGCGAGTTTCTTCCACACCGGGGCGCGACCGCAGCGCGCGGCCGACCAGACCGATCCGTTCCGGCGGGGCATGCTGGAGGTGGCGCGCGCCACCAGCCGTGCCGAGAAGGCGTGGCTACGCGAAGCGCTGGCCGAACTCGAAACGTGAGACAATTTGCGGACCATGTCGCTCACTGATCAGATCCCCGCGGACACCGACCCCGACACCCTCTACGAGGCCTTCTCCGGCTGGGCCGAGAGCCAGGGCTTCTCGCTGTACCCGGCCCAGCAGGACGCGCTCATCGAGATCGTCTCCGGGGCGAACCTGATCCTGAGCACCCCCACCGGCTCCGGCAAGAGCATGGTCGCGCTGGGTGCCCACTTCGCGGCCATGGCCGAGGGCAAGCGGACCTTCTACACCGCGCCGATCAAGGCGCTGGTCTCGGAGAAGTTCTTCGCCCTGTGCGCGGCGTTCGGCCCGGACAACGTCGGCATGATGACCGGCGACGCCGCCGTGAACCCGGACGCGCCGATCATCTGCTGCACCGCGGAGATCCTGGCCAACCTGGCCCTGCGCGACGGCGCCGACGCCGACGTGGGCCAGGTCGTGATGGACGAGTTCCACTTCTACAGCGAGCCCGACCGGGGCTGGGCCTGGCAGGTGCCGCTGATCGAGCTGCCCGACGTGCAGTTCATCCTCATGTCGGCCACCCTGGGCGACGTCACCCGGTTCGTCGACGACCTGACCCGGCGCACCGGGCGGGCCACGGCCGTGGTCAGCTCCGGCGAGCGGCCGGTCCCGCTGATCCACTCGTACGTCACCACGCCGCTGCACGAGACCATCGAGGAGCTGCTGACCACCAAGCAGGCCCCGATCTACATCGTGCACTTCACCCAGGCCGCGGCCCTGGAGCAGGCCAGCGCCCTGATGAGCATCAACATGTGCACCCGGGCCGAGAAGGACGCCATCGCCGAGCTGATCGGCAGCTTCCGGTTCACGGCGGGCTTCGGCAAGACCCTGTCCCGCCTGGTCCGCCACGGCATCGGCGTGCACCACGCGGGCATGCTGCCCAAGTACCGCCGCCTGGTCGAGCTGCTGGCCCAGGCCGGCCTGCTCAAGGTCGTCTGCGGCACCGACACCCTCGGCGTCGGCATCAACCTGCCCATCCGCACCGTGCTGTTCACCGGCCTGAACAAGTTCGACGGCCAGAAGATGCGGCTGCTCAAGGCGCGCGAGTTCCACCAGATCGCGGGCCGGGCCGGGCGGGCCGGCTACGACACCCTGGGCACCGTCATCGTGCAGGCGCCTGAGCACGTGGTCGAGAACGAGAAGGCCGCCGCCAAGGCCGCGGGCGACCCGAAGAAGCTCAAGAAGCTGGTGCGCAAGAAGCCGCCGGAGGGCTTCGTCGGCTGGGCCCAGCCCACCTTCGAGCGCCTGGTCTCCGCCGAGCCCGAGCCGCTGACCTCCAGCTTCCACGTCAGCCACGCGATGGTCCTCAACGTGATCGAGCGTGGCGGCGACGCGTTCGCCAACATGCGCCACCTGCTGACCGACAACCACGAGTCGCGGCCCGCGCAGCGCAAGCACATCCGCCGCGCGATCTCGATCTACAAGGCGCTGCGCACCGCGGGCATCGTCGAGCAGACCGACGACGGGCGCATCCGGGTCACCAACGAGCTCCAGCTCGGCTTCGCGCTCAACCAGCCGCTGTCGCCGTTCGCCGTCGCCGCGATCGAGCTGCTCGACCCCACCTCGCCCGGGTACGCCCTGGACGTCGTGTCGATCATCGAGGCGGTGCTGGAGGACCCCCGGCAGATCCTCTACGCCCAGCAGGACAAGGCCAAGGGCGAGGCCGTCGCGCAGATGAAGGCCGACGGCATCGAGTACGAGCAGCGCATGGCCCTGCTCGAAGGCGTGACCTGGCCCAAGCCGATGGAGGAGCTGCTGGAGGTCGCGTTCGAGTCGTACCGCAAGAGCAGCCCCTGGGTCGACGACCACCGGTTGTCCCCGAAGGCCGTCGTGCGCGACCTGTTCGAGCAGGGCATGACCTTCACCGAGTACGTCAGCTTCTACAACCTCGCCCGCTCCGAGGGCCTGGTGCTTCGCTACCTCGCCGACGCGTACCGGGCGCTGCGCCAGACCGTCCCCGAGGACGCCAAGACCGACGAGCTGCTCGACCTGATCGAGTGGCTGGGCGAGCTGGTGCGCCAGGTCGACTCCAGCCTGCTCGACGAGTGGGAGCAGCTCCAGTCCGGCACCTCCACCGCCGACAAGCTCGCCGCCGCGGCCGCGGCGACCCCGCCCGCGGTCACCCGCAACGTGCGCGCGTTCCGGGTGCAGGTGCGCAACGCCCTGTTCCGCCGGGTCGAGCTGGCCGCGCGGCGGCGCTGGGACCTGCTCGGCGAGCTGGACGCCGAGTCCGGCTGGGACGCCGACGCCTGGCACGAGGCGCTGGAGCCGTACTACGAGCTGTACGACGAGATCGGCATCGGCCCCGACGCGCGCGGCCCGGCCCGCCTCATCCTGGAGCAGCGCACGGAGATCTGGCTCGCCCGCCAGATCCTCGACGACCCGGACGGCCACCACGACTGGGGCATCAGCGCCGAGATCGACCTGGCCGCCTCCGACGAGGCCGGCCACGCCGTCATCCGCATCACCGACGTGGGCCAGCTCTGACCTTCCGCCCCCGACCCACCACCCCGCGCGGGTGGTGGGTCGGTGCAGTTTCGGGGAAAGTGCACGAATCTTGGCCAGCTTTCGCGCACTTTCCCCGAAACTGCACCATCAGACGGCGCGGGCGGTGGCGAGACGCGAGCTTTCCTTGACGTTGGCCATGAGGCTGGAGCCGACCAGGACGCCGAGGGAGACCGCGACCACGGTCAGCAGTGCGGTGACCAGGTTGGACTTGCCGCCGGGGGCCAGTGCGAGCAGGCCGGTGGCGCCGGTCGTGCCGATCAGGCCGAGCGCGCCGGGGACCAGCAGCCAGAACGCGGGCAGGAACACCACCTGCGCGGGCGGGCCGCCCAGGCGCTGCACGACGATCGCCATCGGCACGATGACCAGGCCGCCGACGAAGGCGGCGAACAGGCTGTCGGCCAGCAGCCCGGCGCCGTACTGGGCGCCGTACGCGATCAGCAGGGTGAGCAGCAGCCACGGCAGCGAGCGCGACGGGGCGGAGCTGTTGATGTAGATGCCCAGCCCGAAGACGACGACGCCCACCCACGCGGCCCACAGGCCGAGCCGGTCGACCGGCGGCGCGGCGGGGACCGGTCCGGCCAGCTGCATCCCGGCGTAGATGCCGAAGGTGAGCAGGAGCAGCACGTACGTCCCGGCGACCAGGCGGCTGGCGCCGCTGATGATCGACCGGGTCACCATCTCCTGGGCGCCGAGGGTCAGCGCCGCCCCGGGCAGGAACGTGGCCAGCGGCGGGATCAGCAGGCTCGCCGGTTCGGTGCCCAGCTGCGGGCTGAACCGGTACGCCACCACGGTGACCGCCATCGCGGCGGCGACCGGCAGGGCCAGCGACAGCACCTGCACCCGGTCGGCCAGCAGCCGCATGATGCCCACGAGCAGGCCCAGCGCAGCCAGGATGGTCAGCGCCCGCGCCTCGCGGACGAACATCAGGCCGATCCCGACGGTCAGCACCCCGTGCCCGAGCACGCTCACCACCGCGCCGAACCGCGGCGGCGCCGCCATGATCTCTTCCAGCTTCGCGATCGCCTCGGCCGGCGGGATCGGCTCCGCCCTGACCTGGTCCATCAGCTTGTACAGCCGGTCGACCTGGTCCAGCCGCAGCGGCGCGGAGTCGGCGTTGGCGAAGTCGACGGTGACTCCGCCCTGCCCGGCGACCCGGACGA
This window encodes:
- a CDS encoding PIG-L family deacetylase, with product MDRRTCLGLLLAAGTTLSTVTLGGGDRWPVAAPAALPRGAGSFLNICAHPDDDLYFLNPDVLQALDCGCPVTSVYLTAGEADGINAAQGAGHGDHPVDFAAYAAARQEGIRSAYAMMATGDRDSPWQRSLHELAGVPVELAVLAAAPHVTLLDLNIRAQLGRSGPAASRLEWLWTGRRERQDYLRPTGSLLPGPGRLDREQLLGILAELLDRTRPTVVRTLDPAPEHLHADGGSLAYSDHDDHRHAAYFALEAARRHARTADRPVQVQSYRGYFNRYWPRNLSPRVYGRKFTFLDVYGWADARPCAESYGCGDLQVGTVARDKRYGRSQTYRYPGTTTWLASQPTGGLAAFAVFAGRALLWSGGPDAWGAPADLGGDGLVPHLEVVSGMDGRLHLFGLRQLIEARRERQVVVHAAQAWPGGPFTGWEELGNPDGDGVRARELGLPTAAAGPDGLLTVFTRDFRRGVSLRTQLAGGGWGPWTALPGEGLRDALVAATAGDRTDLYAVTARELLRWRRDSPSATFGEPERVLSAPLDGTLSLVRTRPGTAAPVLVGHADGAAFGLVDGDTVRTLRANGGTGPLAGVICDGMTHLLRRNDSGGVDLSFPLPAGRRPRWWPTGALFTGAPAAALDGAGRPVAAIVGVDGRLWTCRLGGSPQAAEWRAADAPPL
- a CDS encoding alpha/beta fold hydrolase, which translates into the protein MDVLGHGGVRLNVLDLGGSGPGILLLHGLTDRAATWTGTAEWLTAHGRVYAYDARGHGYSDKPDGPYDRDAYVGDAVAVIEALGLGPALVVGHSMGGLTAWQLAGRRPDLVRGIVVGDMDPVTPDDGIAKWKAWLDDWPVPFPTLAKVREYFEGTDPGEGGVFPEVMAGGPDGWRPLVRTEHVLATLEHLMAQDRRSELAAVACPALVVAGAARGRAVEGKRESARLLPHGRYAELPLAGHVLHFSDPAGWRAAVEPFATELH
- a CDS encoding PadR family transcriptional regulator — its product is MIELAILGFLAEQPLHGYELRTRIAQLVGHARPISDGTLYPAINRLEKAGLLTRRHEAGAAAAQRHTLELTEAGRTELHRRLTHPAELDVTDSTRFFALLAFLGQLADPAAQAAVLRRRLDFLDQPASFFHTGARPQRAADQTDPFRRGMLEVARATSRAEKAWLREALAELET
- a CDS encoding RNA helicase, which gives rise to MSLTDQIPADTDPDTLYEAFSGWAESQGFSLYPAQQDALIEIVSGANLILSTPTGSGKSMVALGAHFAAMAEGKRTFYTAPIKALVSEKFFALCAAFGPDNVGMMTGDAAVNPDAPIICCTAEILANLALRDGADADVGQVVMDEFHFYSEPDRGWAWQVPLIELPDVQFILMSATLGDVTRFVDDLTRRTGRATAVVSSGERPVPLIHSYVTTPLHETIEELLTTKQAPIYIVHFTQAAALEQASALMSINMCTRAEKDAIAELIGSFRFTAGFGKTLSRLVRHGIGVHHAGMLPKYRRLVELLAQAGLLKVVCGTDTLGVGINLPIRTVLFTGLNKFDGQKMRLLKAREFHQIAGRAGRAGYDTLGTVIVQAPEHVVENEKAAAKAAGDPKKLKKLVRKKPPEGFVGWAQPTFERLVSAEPEPLTSSFHVSHAMVLNVIERGGDAFANMRHLLTDNHESRPAQRKHIRRAISIYKALRTAGIVEQTDDGRIRVTNELQLGFALNQPLSPFAVAAIELLDPTSPGYALDVVSIIEAVLEDPRQILYAQQDKAKGEAVAQMKADGIEYEQRMALLEGVTWPKPMEELLEVAFESYRKSSPWVDDHRLSPKAVVRDLFEQGMTFTEYVSFYNLARSEGLVLRYLADAYRALRQTVPEDAKTDELLDLIEWLGELVRQVDSSLLDEWEQLQSGTSTADKLAAAAAATPPAVTRNVRAFRVQVRNALFRRVELAARRRWDLLGELDAESGWDADAWHEALEPYYELYDEIGIGPDARGPARLILEQRTEIWLARQILDDPDGHHDWGISAEIDLAASDEAGHAVIRITDVGQL
- a CDS encoding threonine/serine exporter ThrE family protein, yielding MLPSEDMLEFFRKCGAALCLAGETASRIPEELSALADAYGMRNVEFLVVPTGVFVRVAGQGGVTVDFANADSAPLRLDQVDRLYKLMDQVRAEPIPPAEAIAKLEEIMAAPPRFGAVVSVLGHGVLTVGIGLMFVREARALTILAALGLLVGIMRLLADRVQVLSLALPVAAAMAVTVVAYRFSPQLGTEPASLLIPPLATFLPGAALTLGAQEMVTRSIISGASRLVAGTYVLLLLTFGIYAGMQLAGPVPAAPPVDRLGLWAAWVGVVVFGLGIYINSSAPSRSLPWLLLTLLIAYGAQYGAGLLADSLFAAFVGGLVIVPMAIVVQRLGGPPAQVVFLPAFWLLVPGALGLIGTTGATGLLALAPGGKSNLVTALLTVVAVSLGVLVGSSLMANVKESSRLATARAV